The Athene noctua chromosome 3, bAthNoc1.hap1.1, whole genome shotgun sequence genome includes a region encoding these proteins:
- the RTCB gene encoding RNA-splicing ligase RtcB homolog isoform X1 — translation MSRSYNDELQYLDKIDKNCWRIKKGFVPNMHVEGVFYVNDPLEKLMFEELRNACRGGGAGGFLPAMKQIGNVAALPGIVHRSIGLPDVHSGYGFAIGNMAAFDMNDSEAVVSPGGVGFDINCGVRLLRTNLDENDVQPVKEQLAQAMFDHIPVGVGSKGVIPMNAKDLEEALEMGVDWSLREGYAWAEDKEHCEEYGRMLQADPNKVSSRAKKRGLPQLGTLGAGNHYAEIQVVDDIYNEYAARKMGIDHKGQVCVMIHSGSRGLGHQVATDALVAMEKAMKRDKIIVNDRQLACARIASTEGQDYLKGMAAAGNYAWVNRSSMTFLTRQAFAKVFNTTPDDLDMHVIYDVSHNIAKVEQHVVDGKERTLLVHRKGSTRAFPPHHPLIAVDYQLTGQPVLIGGTMGTCSYVLTGTEQGMTETFGTTCHGAGRALSRAKSRRNLDFQDVLDKLADMGIAIRVASPKLVMEEAPESYKNVTDVVNTCHAAGISKKAIKLRPIAVIKG, via the exons ATGAGCCGAAGCTACAACGATGAGCTGCAGTACCTGGATAAGATCGACAAGAATTGCTGGCGGATCAAGAAGGGTTTCGTGCCGAACATGCAC GTGGAGGGCGTGTTCTACGTGAACGACCCCCTGGAGAAGCTGATGTTCGAGGAGCTGCGCAACGCTTGCCGCGGCGGAG gtgCAGGTGGCTTTTTGCCTGCTATGAAACAGATTGGGAATGTGGCAGCATTACCTGGCATTGTTCAT aGATCAATAGGCCTTCCAGATGTCCATTCTGGTTATGGGTTTGCCATTGGCAACATGGCTGCCTTTGACATGAATGATTCTGAAGCAGTAGTTTCACCAG GTGGTGTTGGATTTGACATCAACTGTGGTGTCCGCTTACTGCGTACAAATTTGGATGAAAATGATGTGCAGCCTGTGAAGGAACAGCTTGCCCAGGCTATGTTTGACCACATTCCTGTTGGTGTCGGCTCCAAAGGTGTAATCCCCATGAATGCCAA GGATTTGGAAGAGGCACTGGAAATGGGTGTGGACTGGTCTCTCCGGGAAGGCTATGCCTGGGCAGAGGACAAGGAGCACTGTGAGGAATATGGAAGAATGCTGCAGGCTGACCCCAACAAGGTCTCCTCAAGAGCAAAGAAGAGGGGCCTGCCTCAG CTGGGGACCCTGGGAGCAGGAAATCATTATGCTGAGATCCAGGTGGTGGATGACATTTACAATGAATACGCTGCTAGGAAGATGGGAATCGACCACAAAGGGCAGGTGTGCGTGATGATCCACAGTGGCAGCAGAGGTCTGGGCCACCAAGTTGCCACAG ATGCATTGGTGGCTATGGAAAAAGCTATGAAACGGGACAAAATCATAGTGAATGATCGCCAGCTGGCATGTGCCAGGATTGCCTCCACAGAGGGACAGGATTACTTGAAGGGAATGGCAGCTGCTGGAAATTATGCATGGGTCAACCGCTCTTCTATGACTTTTCTAACAAGACAG gCCTTTGCCAAAGTCTTCAACACAACCCCAGATGACCTTGATATGCATGTTATCTATGATGTGTCTCACAACATTGCCAAAGTGGAGCAACATGTAGTGGATGGAAAGGAGAGGACTCTGCTGGTGCACAGAAAGGGATCAACCAGGGCCTTTCCTCCTCACCATCCTCTTATTGCTGTTGATTATCAA CTGACTGGACAGCCTGTTTTGATCGGTGGGACTATGGGCACCTGTAGTTACGTTCTTACTGGCACAGAGCAAGGCATGACTGAGACCTTCGGAACTACTTGCCATGGAGCT GGTCGTGCACTGTCTCGAGCCAAATCTCGACGTAACTTGGACTTCCAGGATGTATTGGACAAGCTGGCTGACATGGGCATTGCCATCCGTGTTGCTTCTCCCAAACTGGTCATGGAAGAA GCACCAGAGTCTTATAAGAATGTGACAGATGTGGTTAACACCTGCCATGCAGCTGGTATCAGCAAGAAAGCCATTAAACTGAGACCTATTGCTGTTATAAAAGGCTAG
- the RTCB gene encoding RNA-splicing ligase RtcB homolog isoform X2 — protein MKQIGNVAALPGIVHRSIGLPDVHSGYGFAIGNMAAFDMNDSEAVVSPGGVGFDINCGVRLLRTNLDENDVQPVKEQLAQAMFDHIPVGVGSKGVIPMNAKDLEEALEMGVDWSLREGYAWAEDKEHCEEYGRMLQADPNKVSSRAKKRGLPQLGTLGAGNHYAEIQVVDDIYNEYAARKMGIDHKGQVCVMIHSGSRGLGHQVATDALVAMEKAMKRDKIIVNDRQLACARIASTEGQDYLKGMAAAGNYAWVNRSSMTFLTRQAFAKVFNTTPDDLDMHVIYDVSHNIAKVEQHVVDGKERTLLVHRKGSTRAFPPHHPLIAVDYQLTGQPVLIGGTMGTCSYVLTGTEQGMTETFGTTCHGAGRALSRAKSRRNLDFQDVLDKLADMGIAIRVASPKLVMEEAPESYKNVTDVVNTCHAAGISKKAIKLRPIAVIKG, from the exons ATGAAACAGATTGGGAATGTGGCAGCATTACCTGGCATTGTTCAT aGATCAATAGGCCTTCCAGATGTCCATTCTGGTTATGGGTTTGCCATTGGCAACATGGCTGCCTTTGACATGAATGATTCTGAAGCAGTAGTTTCACCAG GTGGTGTTGGATTTGACATCAACTGTGGTGTCCGCTTACTGCGTACAAATTTGGATGAAAATGATGTGCAGCCTGTGAAGGAACAGCTTGCCCAGGCTATGTTTGACCACATTCCTGTTGGTGTCGGCTCCAAAGGTGTAATCCCCATGAATGCCAA GGATTTGGAAGAGGCACTGGAAATGGGTGTGGACTGGTCTCTCCGGGAAGGCTATGCCTGGGCAGAGGACAAGGAGCACTGTGAGGAATATGGAAGAATGCTGCAGGCTGACCCCAACAAGGTCTCCTCAAGAGCAAAGAAGAGGGGCCTGCCTCAG CTGGGGACCCTGGGAGCAGGAAATCATTATGCTGAGATCCAGGTGGTGGATGACATTTACAATGAATACGCTGCTAGGAAGATGGGAATCGACCACAAAGGGCAGGTGTGCGTGATGATCCACAGTGGCAGCAGAGGTCTGGGCCACCAAGTTGCCACAG ATGCATTGGTGGCTATGGAAAAAGCTATGAAACGGGACAAAATCATAGTGAATGATCGCCAGCTGGCATGTGCCAGGATTGCCTCCACAGAGGGACAGGATTACTTGAAGGGAATGGCAGCTGCTGGAAATTATGCATGGGTCAACCGCTCTTCTATGACTTTTCTAACAAGACAG gCCTTTGCCAAAGTCTTCAACACAACCCCAGATGACCTTGATATGCATGTTATCTATGATGTGTCTCACAACATTGCCAAAGTGGAGCAACATGTAGTGGATGGAAAGGAGAGGACTCTGCTGGTGCACAGAAAGGGATCAACCAGGGCCTTTCCTCCTCACCATCCTCTTATTGCTGTTGATTATCAA CTGACTGGACAGCCTGTTTTGATCGGTGGGACTATGGGCACCTGTAGTTACGTTCTTACTGGCACAGAGCAAGGCATGACTGAGACCTTCGGAACTACTTGCCATGGAGCT GGTCGTGCACTGTCTCGAGCCAAATCTCGACGTAACTTGGACTTCCAGGATGTATTGGACAAGCTGGCTGACATGGGCATTGCCATCCGTGTTGCTTCTCCCAAACTGGTCATGGAAGAA GCACCAGAGTCTTATAAGAATGTGACAGATGTGGTTAACACCTGCCATGCAGCTGGTATCAGCAAGAAAGCCATTAAACTGAGACCTATTGCTGTTATAAAAGGCTAG